From Daucus carota subsp. sativus chromosome 6, DH1 v3.0, whole genome shotgun sequence, the proteins below share one genomic window:
- the LOC108225696 gene encoding glutathione S-transferase T3-like: MNFQESVPSFSTMLIPDFPTYDEYTTGNPSIYFPQDHNGEESEEVRVIPSQVFPSQTLKDRRPRTKNFTKQEDEMLISAWQNISSDPIIGVDQTNGTYWERIHNYFTKYKDFQSDRSWNSLMHRWSVIQLGVNKFQGFYEQVGIPSGCSEDDKICRAKIMYKDIYKTNFSLEHCWKVLRNLPKWNASFATKKPKKIQKDNPAGSSPCTPEYVVLDDSELKRPIGRKAAKEMEKKRKRSENEHDDGGAAILEQMRADQLESKKQRNEHLKEMIQLAKERAEREKERDEREKIRVTHEQDEADAVLQRYMMFCLGKKDYEKSC, from the exons ATGAATTTTCAGGAAAGTGTACCATCTTTTTCTACTATGTTGATCCCTGATTTTCCTACTTATGATGAGTATACAACAGGTAATCCAAGTATATATTTTCCACAAGATCACAATGGTGAAGAAAGTGAGGAAGTGAGGGTTATTCCATCTCAGGTTTTTCCTTCACAAACGTTGAAAGATAGAAGACCACGAACAAAGAATTTTACGAAACAAGAGGATGAGATGCTTATCTCGGCATGGCAAAATATATCATCCGATCCTATCATTGGAGTCGATCAAACTAATGGAACCTATTGGGAGAGAATACACAACTATTTTACGAAGTACAAAGATTTCCAATCAGACCGCAGTTGGAACTCATTGATGCATCGATGGTCTGTTATTCAGCTTGGGGTTAATAAATTTCAAGGATTCTATGAGCAAGTGGGTATACCAAGTGGTTGTTCTGAAGATGATAAG ATTTGCCGTGCAAAAATTATGTACAAAGACATCTACAAAACTAACTTTTCGTTAGAGCATTGCTGGAAGGTTTTAAGAAACTTACCTAAATGGAATGCAAGTTTTGCTACCAAAAagccaaaaaaaattcaaaaggaTAATCCAGCAGGATCTTCCCCGTGTACTCCCGAATATGTGGTGTTGGATGACTCGGAACTCAAAAGGCCAATTGGAAGGAAAGCTGCAAAAGAGATGGAGAAAAAGAGGAAAAGATCAGAAAATGAACATGATGATGGTGGAGCTGCCATATTGGAACAAATGAGAGCTGATCAACTAGAATCCAAAAAGCAGAGGAATGAACATCTCAAAGAGATGATACAATTAGCAAAAGAGAGAGCTGAAcgtgaaaaagaaagagatgaacgTGAGAAGATAAGAGTAACTCATGAACAAGACGAAGCTGATGCTGTTCTCCAGAGATATATGATGTTCTGTTTAGGAAAGAAAGACTATGAAAAGAGCTGTTGA
- the LOC108224451 gene encoding small ribosomal subunit protein eS1 has product MAVGKNKRISKGKKGGKKKATDPFAKKDWYDIKAPNVFEHKNVGKTLVSRTQGTKIASEGLKHRVFEVSLADLQKDEDQAYRKIRLRAEDVQGKNVLTNFWGMDFTTDKLRSLVRKWQTLIEAHVDVKTTDSYTLRMFCIGFTKKRANQQKRTCYAQSSQIRQIRRKMVEIMRNQASSCDLKELVAKFIPESIGREIEKATSSIFPLQNVFIRKVKILKAPKFDIGKLMEVHGDYSEDVGVKLERPAEETMVEAETEVVGA; this is encoded by the exons ATGGCCGTCGG gaagaacaagaggATTTCCAAGGGAAAGAAAGGAGGAAAGAAGAAGGC aACTGATCCATTTGCCAAGAAGGACTGGTATGATATTAAGGCACCTAATGTTTTTGAGCACAAGAATGTTGGCAAAACCCTAGTTAGCAGAACTCAGGGTACTAAG ATTGCTTCTGAAGGACTTAAACATAGAGTCTTTGAGGTcagtcttgctgatcttcagaAAGATGAGGATCAGGCTTACAGGAAGATCCGCTTGAGAGCAGAGGACGTGCAAGGAAAGAATGTCCTTACCAACTTCTGG GGAATGGATTTCACAACCGACAAGCTGAGATCTCTTGTACGCAAGTGGCAGACTTTGATTGAGGCTCATGTTGATGTGAAGACAACTGACAGTTACACCCTTCGCATGTTTTGCATTGGATTTACCAAGAAACGTGCCAATCAGCAGAAGAGAACCTGCTATGCTCAGTCTAGTCAGATCCGCCAG ATTCGCCGCAAGATGGTTGAAATCATGAGGAATCAGGCTAGCTCATGCGATCTAAAGGAGTTGGTTGCTAAATTTATTCCCGAGTCAATTGGCAGGGAAATAGAGAAGGCTACTTCCAGCATCTTCCCACTTCAGAATGTGTTCATTCGCAAAGTTAAGATCCTCAAAGCACCAAAGTTTGACATTGGCAAGCTGATGGAG GTTCATGGTGATTACTCTGAAGATGTTGGTGTGAAGCTTGAGAGGCCAGCTGAAGAAACAATGGTAGAGGCAGAGACTGAAGTTGTTGGAGCATAG